A region of the Vigna unguiculata cultivar IT97K-499-35 chromosome 9, ASM411807v1, whole genome shotgun sequence genome:
AGGTCAGAAAGAAAACCTCGTAATGATGTACAACTTTTGAAAGAGAATCTCACCTGTCGGGAGATATTGTTCTTCCTCTCCCGAGAACTCGACGATGCCCTTCAACGGCCTTCGCCATGTTTCCAGGGTAAGAATGTACAAACACATCACTTTCAACTGATACAATATAGTCAATAGCAGCCATTTGAGACCCATGACTAGAAAAGGGTTGAAGCTCCTCCATGGATACCAACTTTTCCTGAAATTAGTCATAGGTCATCAACATCATATCAATGCATTCTCAGATTACTGCTATTAAGTTAAAATGTGTTCATAAAATGCTTtatcaatatattataattgcCTACCTTGTTCATTAACAGTGGATAGCGAGATCGCAGGTCAGCCATATGGAACTCACCACCATATATCTCCCCAGCGGCAATATAAATTGGAGTCTTTGATGGGTATCCAAGAGCAGTAAGAAAAATTCCAACTTCCTTTGGAGTTAAGGGGCAAAATCCTTTCGACCTCTCTTCTATGGGATTAatgtattttcttttccaaTAAGTAGTATTCTCTCTACAAATTTGGAGCACCACGGTAATTATCAAAACATCAGAAGTCAGGTAAAGACAGAAACATTATCAATACCTGATAAACCGTAGCTCTTCAGATTCAACTGGAGATAATTCATGTGTGCACCCACTAAATGCAAGCATGTCCTTCTCATAACGTAAATGCAGTGCAATATAGGGGCCGAATGACCTCATCCTCTCCACCAATGTCTGAAAGGATCCAAAAggtatttgaaaattaaaatgaaaatcctAAGATAAAGGACAGAGTATGAGAAAGCAAACAAAGAAACGTTAAATATCGAATTATATACTTTTCCCATTTTTTCAATACGAGGAGAGAAACGAAGAGCTTCATAACAAGCACGGCAGCGAAGCTTCTGAATATCTGGAGGTAGATTGTTATTTGCTAACCGAGAATCAGATTTGGAAGCTCGAATTATCTTTAgaggattttaaaaataagatggTCATACAATGTTAGAACTTAAAGGAAATGAAAAGATCAAATACGTAGCTGTGTACACACCAATCAGATTACATACATTGAAACTATTCCACAAGGCAGCAATCTCATTCTCATAGTAATTCATACCAGACCAGCTTTTGAATTGCATGACGATTTTGGTTGCGTTAACCAGTTTCTTGGGAAGCTTCTTAATGATCTTTATATCATTAGCCAGAGAACTAATAAACCACTCATCATCGAAGATATCAGAGAAATTGCTGCAGATCAAATAAAAGGCTATAAAATAACTTACGTAAAAtccaaaatagaaaaatataatggaAAAATAGAAACGCAAACGGGATTTAAAACTTACCTGGTATCAcgccaaaatgattttttatcaagTTCTGGAATCACAAGAGTAGCATTGATGATACGAGCTATAGCTACCATATCACATATCTGTAGTAGAGGAAACAAACTTTCAGATTCTAGCAATACAATGGTAAAGAACATCCAAATGTGACATGTTCTCTAAATTCAAGCTTTTGCAATCAATTAGACACTTTAGCAAACTTTTGTCTTGAAGTGACGTGGAAGTAAAACTTCTCAGCAATTAAACTCGTAGAGAACTTTCTACCATCTAACAACAATCAAATAAGAAGATGAAAATTCAACATGGAATAGGCTAAGTCGTTCACACTAAAACTATGTTTCATAAGAGATTTATCCAGAGAGAGAGAACTCATACCCCGGAACGCATTTGGTTTAGCCCTCCATTTGTATGAACTGAAAGGTAACCCCGTGACCTTGTCGGAGCTGGGTAAGCAGTTATAACTTCAATTAAGGACTGAAAAACAAATCACACTCACAAATTGCTACACATGTGCAAGTTTCTTACTTGTGTAATTAGGAGTAGGCTTCGTGCAGGTTATAAACCCGTGATTTGGTGGAGGCTTCCACAATTTATCGTAGTCTGACTCCTTTCTTGAATCCTTCGACTACAAAACCAAAGAAGTGAAAACAGAGAAAAAGGTGCATGCACAATTGCTTTgcagaatttaaaatatttccgACACCCCAACATAGCTGACAAGCACTAAAGCTAAACCAGAGAAGTCATTTGACCGTACAATTTGATGAGATCAATAAATATTAGCGCTTGGCAGTGAGCATAACCAAAAGAAATGCAATTAACAAAGAAGAAAGTCCCCCAATGGTAGACgggaaaataaattaagaaaaaaagaagaaaacttctGCATTAGGATGGTTTTCCAACAGATAGCAACTTAATCAACGATAAGCAAGTGAAAATAGTACATTTATGATTTATCTCTCAttcataatacataatttttggaaaaaaatataaagttttccTACCCAGTGGATTTCATTTCATAGTCACATTCAGAGCATCCCAAAAACAGAGAGATCAGCAAAAGAATTCTAAGAGAATATAATGATCGAAAATACAAAACCTTGGGAACAGAGAGCGGAGTCTTGAATAGATAGGGCGGAACGAGTTCTCGAGTCCAGCTTTGCGGGTCATAAAACTGCCAAATATagaatttgacaaaaaaaaaaagatagaaacaAGAAAAATGGAACTTTGATGAGTAAACCACAGAGTAAGAACTGAAACACCAGaatcttcaaaaacaaaaacccGAAAGCCAAACTCCCACTCTTTTCCGCATTTGTAGGCGGTAATAGCAATCTAGTTTAAGTCCAGAATTACTGAAAACCGAATCTTTTCAAAGAGAGCCGC
Encoded here:
- the LOC114162912 gene encoding O-fucosyltransferase 7-like; the protein is MKKTKNPTLRERRGPMQQKRRTVPLGMLRRFLAASIFSIVVTSFFFVHVHVSPSPTHHNFSDKIPSFYDPQSWTRELVPPYLFKTPLSVPKSKDSRKESDYDKLWKPPPNHGFITCTKPTPNYTTPTRSRGYLSVHTNGGLNQMRSGICDMVAIARIINATLVIPELDKKSFWRDTSNFSDIFDDEWFISSLANDIKIIKKLPKKLVNATKIVMQFKSWSGMNYYENEIAALWNSFNIIRASKSDSRLANNNLPPDIQKLRCRACYEALRFSPRIEKMGKTLVERMRSFGPYIALHLRYEKDMLAFSGCTHELSPVESEELRFIRENTTYWKRKYINPIEERSKGFCPLTPKEVGIFLTALGYPSKTPIYIAAGEIYGGEFHMADLRSRYPLLMNKEKLVSMEELQPFSSHGSQMAAIDYIVSVESDVFVHSYPGNMAKAVEGHRRVLGRGRTISPDRKGLVRLFDKLENGSMTEGKTLSNKIIDLHRRRLGFFRKRKGPVAGTKGLDRFRSEETFYANPLPGCLCRTESLSINASQYR